One region of Pseudomonas glycinae genomic DNA includes:
- a CDS encoding SelT/SelW/SelH family protein, translated as MTVTKPEIVITYCTQCQWLLRAAWLAQELLSTFGDDLGKVSLVPGTGGIFHITCNDVQIWERKADGGFPEAKVLKQRVRDQIDPDRDLGHNDRTQ; from the coding sequence ATGACCGTCACAAAACCGGAAATCGTCATCACTTATTGCACGCAATGCCAGTGGCTGTTGCGCGCCGCGTGGCTGGCGCAAGAGCTGCTCAGCACCTTCGGCGACGATCTTGGCAAAGTGTCACTGGTGCCGGGAACCGGCGGGATATTCCACATCACCTGCAACGATGTGCAGATCTGGGAACGCAAGGCCGACGGCGGTTTCCCGGAGGCCAAGGTGCTCAAGCAGCGGGTGCGCGACCAGATTGACCCTGACCGCGACCTCGGCCACAACGACCGTACTCAGTGA
- a CDS encoding DMT family transporter, whose protein sequence is MTPRTALGALHIGALMFGLTGVFGKLAAATPAVIVFGRAAFAVLALAFFARFAQQGGWQRLQAVDWRRLALSGVLLAGHWVSFFIAVKVAGVAIATLGFASFPAFTVILEGLIFRERIRINEIVLVALVSVGLVLVTPAFDLASGATTGLLWAILSGLLFSLLSLTNRASSGRIPAVQAALCQNVVVALCLLPVAAPQLSEVRAIDWLWIGLLGVFCTGVAHSLFVASLAVIKARTAAVVFAMEPVYGITVAWLLFDEDPTLRMLIGGALIIVAIVVSSRMSGSSDKKTVAAEAASH, encoded by the coding sequence ATGACTCCCCGTACCGCCCTCGGCGCCCTGCATATCGGCGCACTGATGTTCGGCCTGACCGGCGTTTTCGGCAAACTCGCGGCCGCAACGCCCGCCGTCATCGTGTTCGGACGCGCCGCGTTTGCCGTGCTGGCCCTGGCGTTTTTCGCCCGTTTTGCCCAGCAGGGCGGCTGGCAGAGATTGCAGGCCGTCGACTGGCGACGACTGGCCCTGAGCGGCGTGCTGCTGGCCGGGCACTGGGTGAGTTTCTTCATTGCGGTCAAGGTCGCGGGCGTCGCGATTGCGACCCTGGGTTTCGCCAGTTTCCCGGCCTTCACGGTGATCCTCGAAGGGCTGATCTTCCGCGAACGCATCCGCATCAATGAAATCGTCCTCGTGGCGCTGGTCAGTGTCGGACTGGTGCTGGTGACCCCCGCCTTCGATCTGGCCAGCGGCGCGACCACCGGCCTGCTCTGGGCGATCCTGTCCGGCCTGCTGTTTTCCCTGTTGTCCCTGACCAACCGCGCCAGCTCCGGGCGCATCCCGGCGGTGCAGGCGGCGCTGTGTCAGAACGTGGTGGTGGCGTTGTGTCTGCTGCCGGTGGCGGCGCCGCAGCTGAGCGAGGTGCGTGCCATCGACTGGTTGTGGATCGGTTTGCTCGGGGTGTTCTGCACCGGTGTTGCCCACAGTCTGTTCGTCGCCAGCCTGGCGGTGATCAAGGCGCGCACCGCCGCAGTGGTGTTCGCCATGGAGCCGGTGTACGGGATTACCGTGGCGTGGCTGCTGTTCGATGAAGATCCGACCCTGCGCATGCTGATCGGCGGCGCGCTGATCATCGTTGCCATCGTGGTGTCGAGCCGGATGTCAGGCAGCAGCGACAAGAAAACCGTCGCGGCCGAAGCCGCCTCTCACTGA
- a CDS encoding AraC family transcriptional regulator, whose protein sequence is MHPILTLRHYSHDLIAHSHDHAQLVFGLSGALDFEVEGHGSQVLQQSFVVIPAGAHHACGSPKGSRCLVLDVPDEQWLARSLGNHADASRRLLDNAARLSLDAGQGQLVNWLANSPVDDPLIAQQGAVLLLASLNHAPPAEIVARRLPYAALDAHIEQYAAYPLQVADLARVAGLSSARLHARFVTECGQTPMDYIRSRRLHKAVTLLRNTTLPIGEVASRVGYNSQSAFSAAVLREFGTSPTQLRREADDKSR, encoded by the coding sequence ATGCACCCGATCCTGACCCTGCGCCATTACAGCCATGACCTGATCGCCCACAGCCACGACCACGCGCAACTGGTGTTCGGCCTATCGGGCGCGCTGGATTTCGAAGTCGAAGGGCATGGCAGTCAGGTTTTGCAGCAGAGCTTCGTGGTGATTCCCGCCGGCGCGCATCACGCGTGCGGCAGTCCCAAGGGCAGCCGCTGTCTGGTGCTGGATGTGCCCGACGAACAATGGCTGGCACGCTCGCTGGGCAATCACGCCGATGCCAGCCGTCGTCTACTGGACAACGCCGCCCGTTTGTCTCTGGATGCCGGTCAAGGTCAACTGGTCAATTGGCTGGCGAACAGTCCGGTGGATGACCCGTTGATTGCGCAACAGGGCGCGGTGCTGCTGTTGGCGAGCCTGAACCATGCGCCGCCCGCCGAGATCGTCGCGCGCCGCCTGCCCTACGCGGCACTCGATGCGCACATCGAGCAGTACGCGGCCTATCCGCTGCAAGTGGCGGATCTGGCGCGCGTCGCCGGATTGTCCAGCGCCCGGTTGCATGCGCGGTTCGTCACCGAATGCGGGCAGACACCGATGGACTATATTCGCAGCCGCCGGCTGCACAAAGCCGTCACGCTGTTGCGCAACACCACGCTGCCCATCGGCGAAGTGGCCAGCCGTGTCGGCTACAACTCGCAAAGTGCGTTCTCGGCCGCCGTCCTGCGTGAATTCGGTACCTCTCCTACACAATTGCGACGCGAGGCTGACGACAAAAGTCGATAG
- a CDS encoding UDP-2,3-diacylglucosamine diphosphatase, protein MTSAELARPSRKQRVRTLWISDVHLGTRDCQAEHLSQFLKGYHADKIYLVGDIIDGWKLRGGMYWPQAHTNVIRRLLTMSKRGTEVIYVTGNHDEFLRRYSKLILGNIQLVDEAVHVTADGRHLLVIHGDQFDVITRYHRWLAFLGDSAYEFTLTLNRWLNHWRAKYGYGYWSLSAYLKHKVKTAVSFISDFEEAIAHECVKRELHGVVCGHIHHAEIRKVGEVDYLNCGDWVESCTALIEHWDGTIELYRLADAQAREAELKAAKVAELA, encoded by the coding sequence ATGACCAGCGCCGAGCTCGCCAGACCCAGCCGTAAACAAAGGGTTCGCACCTTGTGGATTTCCGACGTGCACTTGGGCACGCGGGATTGCCAGGCCGAGCATCTGTCGCAATTTCTCAAGGGCTATCACGCCGACAAGATCTACCTGGTCGGCGACATCATCGACGGCTGGAAACTGCGCGGTGGCATGTACTGGCCGCAGGCGCACACCAACGTGATCCGCCGTTTGCTGACCATGAGCAAGCGCGGCACCGAGGTGATCTATGTCACCGGCAACCACGACGAATTCCTGCGCCGCTATTCGAAACTGATTCTGGGCAATATCCAGCTGGTCGACGAGGCGGTACACGTCACCGCCGATGGCCGGCATCTGCTGGTGATTCACGGCGACCAGTTCGACGTGATCACCCGTTACCACCGCTGGCTGGCGTTCCTCGGAGATTCGGCCTACGAGTTCACCCTGACCCTCAACCGCTGGCTCAATCACTGGCGGGCGAAATACGGCTACGGCTACTGGTCGCTGTCGGCCTATCTCAAGCACAAGGTGAAGACTGCGGTCAGTTTCATCAGCGATTTCGAAGAAGCCATCGCCCACGAATGCGTGAAGCGCGAGTTGCACGGGGTGGTCTGCGGGCACATTCACCACGCCGAGATCCGTAAGGTCGGCGAGGTGGATTACCTCAACTGTGGCGATTGGGTCGAGTCATGCACGGCGCTGATCGAACACTGGGACGGCACGATCGAGCTGTATCGCCTGGCGGATGCGCAGGCGCGGGAAGCGGAATTGAAAGCGGCGAAGGTTGCCGAGCTGGCTTAG
- a CDS encoding MFS transporter: MRWATYFAVLASVLSVGLALGVSMPLVSLRLEGWGYGSFAIGVMAAMPAIGVLLGAKISSHLAARFGTANLMRLCLWAGALSIGLLALLPSYPIWLVLRLMIGVVLTIVFILGESWINQLVVEHWRGRLVALYGSSYALSQLSGPLLLGALGTDHDYGFWVGVGLLIASPFLLLGRSGAPSSEASSVTFGDLWGFARELPAIAWAVSLFAAFEAMILTLLPVYCLQQGFTAEIALAMVSTVVVGDALLQLPIGALADYLSRRTLFTGCAVVLMLSSLAIPMLLDTLLIWPLWVLFGASAGGLFTLSLILIGERYRDDALVRANAHVAQLWGVGCLIGPLMAGAGSQWISGHALPWLMAAGAFGLVILLSRQGAFGKVPEPA; encoded by the coding sequence ATGCGTTGGGCGACGTATTTCGCCGTGTTGGCGTCTGTCTTGAGTGTCGGCCTGGCCCTTGGTGTCAGCATGCCGCTGGTGTCATTGCGCCTGGAGGGTTGGGGTTACGGCTCGTTCGCCATTGGCGTGATGGCGGCAATGCCGGCCATTGGCGTGTTGCTGGGGGCGAAGATTTCCAGTCATCTGGCCGCGCGTTTCGGTACGGCGAACCTGATGCGCCTGTGCCTGTGGGCCGGGGCGCTGTCCATCGGCCTGCTGGCGCTGCTGCCGAGTTACCCGATCTGGCTGGTATTGCGGCTGATGATCGGCGTGGTTCTGACCATCGTGTTCATCCTCGGCGAGAGCTGGATCAATCAACTGGTGGTCGAGCACTGGCGCGGACGACTGGTGGCACTGTATGGCAGCAGTTATGCGTTGAGCCAACTGTCTGGTCCATTACTGCTGGGTGCGCTTGGCACCGATCACGATTACGGCTTCTGGGTGGGTGTCGGTCTGCTGATCGCTTCGCCGTTTCTGCTGTTGGGCCGCAGTGGCGCGCCGAGCAGTGAGGCCAGCAGCGTGACCTTCGGGGATCTGTGGGGCTTCGCTCGCGAGCTGCCGGCCATCGCCTGGGCGGTGTCGCTGTTCGCCGCGTTCGAAGCAATGATCCTGACCCTGTTGCCGGTGTATTGCCTGCAACAGGGGTTCACTGCGGAGATTGCGCTGGCGATGGTCAGCACCGTGGTGGTGGGCGATGCGCTGCTGCAATTGCCCATCGGTGCGCTGGCCGATTATCTGTCACGGCGAACCCTGTTTACCGGTTGCGCCGTGGTATTGATGTTGTCGAGTCTGGCGATTCCGATGCTGCTCGACACCTTGCTGATCTGGCCGCTGTGGGTGCTGTTCGGCGCCAGTGCGGGTGGCCTGTTCACCCTGTCGCTGATTTTGATTGGCGAGCGCTACCGCGACGATGCGCTGGTGCGCGCCAACGCGCATGTCGCGCAGCTGTGGGGCGTCGGTTGTCTGATCGGGCCGTTGATGGCGGGGGCGGGCAGTCAGTGGATCAGCGGGCATGCGTTGCCGTGGCTGATGGCGGCCGGGGCGTTCGGGCTGGTGATACTGCTGTCGCGGCAAGGGGCGTTCGGCAAGGTGCCGGAGCCCGCTTGA
- a CDS encoding phospholipase D family protein yields the protein MSALLLTGCASLDVPRDPSQALPASDSAFGRSILAQAAPYKGQSGFRLLSNSTEAFTARAELIRNAQRSLDLQYYIVHDGISTRMLVEEVLKAADRGVRVRILLDDTTSDGLDLIIATLAAHPQIQIRLFNPLHLGRSTGVTRAAGRLFNLSLQHRRMHNKLWLADNSAAIVGGRNLGDEYFDAEPNLNFTDIDMLSVGPVAEQLGHSFDQYWNSALSKPIDEFLSSKPTAKDLQNTRTRLEESLEETRKQNHALYQQLMTYRTNPRMDIWRKELIWAWNQALWDAPSKVLAKGEPDPQLLLTTQLAPELTGVNKELMMISAYFVPGQPGLVYLTGRADAGVSVSLLTNSLEATDVPAVHGGYAPYRKALLEHGVKLYELRRQPGDNYGSGPHLFYSKSYRGSDSSLHSKAMIFDGKKSFIGSFNFDPRSVLWNTEVGVLVDSPELAAHVRELALQGMAPALSYEAKLQDGKVVWVTEDNGQMHTLTKEPGSWWRRFNAWFSTTVGLERML from the coding sequence ATGTCCGCCCTGCTGCTCACCGGGTGCGCTTCGCTTGATGTTCCGCGTGACCCGAGCCAGGCACTGCCGGCGTCCGACTCCGCGTTCGGCCGTTCGATCCTGGCCCAGGCGGCGCCCTACAAGGGCCAGTCCGGCTTTCGCCTGCTGTCCAACAGCACCGAAGCCTTCACCGCCCGCGCCGAGCTGATTCGCAACGCTCAACGCAGCCTCGACTTGCAGTACTACATCGTCCATGACGGCATCAGCACGCGAATGCTGGTGGAAGAAGTGCTGAAGGCGGCCGATCGTGGCGTGCGGGTGCGGATCCTGCTGGACGACACCACCAGTGACGGCCTCGATCTGATCATCGCCACCCTGGCGGCACATCCGCAGATCCAGATCCGCCTGTTCAATCCGCTGCACCTGGGGCGCAGCACCGGCGTGACCCGGGCGGCCGGGCGGCTGTTCAATCTGTCGCTGCAACACCGGCGGATGCACAACAAGTTGTGGCTGGCGGACAACAGCGCGGCCATCGTCGGCGGACGCAATCTGGGTGACGAGTACTTCGATGCCGAGCCCAACCTGAACTTCACCGATATCGACATGCTCAGTGTCGGGCCGGTCGCCGAGCAGCTCGGACACAGTTTCGACCAGTACTGGAACAGCGCCCTGAGCAAGCCGATCGACGAGTTCCTCTCCAGCAAACCCACGGCCAAAGACCTGCAGAACACCCGCACGCGCCTGGAAGAATCCCTGGAGGAAACCCGCAAACAGAATCACGCGCTGTATCAGCAGTTGATGACCTACCGCACCAACCCGCGCATGGACATCTGGCGCAAGGAGCTGATCTGGGCCTGGAACCAGGCACTGTGGGACGCGCCGAGCAAGGTGCTGGCCAAGGGCGAACCCGATCCGCAACTGCTGCTGACGACCCAACTGGCGCCGGAGCTCACTGGCGTCAACAAAGAACTGATGATGATTTCTGCCTACTTCGTGCCGGGACAGCCGGGGCTGGTCTACCTGACCGGCCGCGCCGATGCGGGCGTGTCGGTAAGCCTGCTGACCAACTCGCTGGAAGCCACCGACGTGCCGGCGGTGCACGGCGGTTATGCGCCGTATCGCAAGGCGCTGCTGGAGCATGGCGTGAAGCTCTACGAACTGCGGCGCCAGCCTGGGGATAATTACGGCAGCGGCCCGCACCTGTTTTACAGCAAGTCCTATCGCGGCTCGGATTCGAGCCTGCACAGCAAGGCGATGATCTTCGACGGGAAGAAATCGTTCATCGGCTCGTTCAATTTCGACCCGCGCTCGGTGCTGTGGAACACCGAAGTCGGGGTGCTGGTGGACAGCCCGGAACTGGCTGCCCATGTTCGGGAGCTGGCCTTGCAGGGCATGGCACCGGCGTTGAGTTACGAGGCGAAATTGCAGGATGGAAAAGTCGTCTGGGTTACCGAAGACAACGGCCAGATGCACACATTGACCAAGGAGCCCGGCAGTTGGTGGCGGCGCTTTAATGCGTGGTTCAGCACTACGGTGGGACTGGAGCGGATGCTGTAG
- a CDS encoding DUF1120 domain-containing protein produces MKKTYRLAVLAAALLPTMAMAESVDLNVIGTIIPTSCIPAFAGGGTVDLRKISAATLNTTTQTLLGGRDVSLHINCDAPAPVEVSVRDNRAGTKLPGISDGAGQSDPALFFGLGEINGTPIGGFALRHGIPETDGNAQTLLTRTLAAPAWRVPTSTLVSNAPQLYSWGASAATGPVAARHHGFPMQLLPIIGPSNALPIANEIPLDGSVTFDMFYL; encoded by the coding sequence ATGAAAAAGACATACCGTCTTGCAGTACTGGCGGCGGCGCTGCTGCCAACAATGGCAATGGCAGAAAGCGTTGACCTGAATGTCATCGGCACCATTATTCCGACCTCCTGCATTCCGGCCTTTGCCGGTGGCGGCACGGTGGATCTGCGCAAGATTTCGGCGGCGACGTTGAATACGACCACACAGACCCTGTTGGGCGGTCGCGATGTGTCCCTGCACATCAATTGCGACGCACCGGCCCCCGTGGAAGTGTCGGTGCGTGACAACCGGGCCGGCACCAAGTTGCCCGGCATCAGTGATGGTGCCGGTCAGAGTGATCCGGCACTGTTTTTCGGGCTGGGTGAAATCAACGGTACGCCTATTGGTGGTTTCGCCTTGCGCCATGGCATTCCGGAGACCGACGGCAATGCCCAGACGCTGCTGACCCGGACGCTGGCGGCCCCGGCATGGCGTGTGCCGACCAGCACGCTGGTCAGCAATGCGCCGCAACTGTACTCGTGGGGCGCCAGCGCTGCGACCGGTCCGGTTGCGGCTCGTCATCACGGTTTCCCGATGCAGCTGCTGCCGATCATCGGCCCAAGCAACGCCCTGCCGATTGCCAACGAAATCCCGCTGGACGGCTCCGTGACGTTCGACATGTTCTACCTCTGA
- a CDS encoding fimbria/pilus chaperone family protein yields the protein MLISFKSALKTAALCLFAWLSVPLAHAAGMVPQTPILLVEEGMGEAVMNVRNTDTRPALLHTTVENIEDSDDVLLVFTPPIARVEPDGIQQVRFILQSQQPLKTERLKRVIFEGIQPTSDAAGARVTLGVRQNLPVILRPAGLPVEREPWKRLTWSIDAAGVQVVNPSPYVVRLAKTILPLPGTRSVNLPKTYILPGERLHADFPLHASAQTMAVRIFPATTYGFAVDHYDAPVTR from the coding sequence ATGCTCATTTCTTTCAAGTCTGCTCTCAAGACTGCAGCGCTGTGCCTGTTCGCATGGCTTTCAGTGCCGCTGGCCCACGCCGCCGGAATGGTTCCGCAGACGCCGATACTGTTGGTGGAGGAGGGTATGGGTGAAGCGGTCATGAATGTGCGCAATACCGATACGCGCCCCGCATTGCTGCACACCACCGTCGAGAATATCGAGGACAGCGACGATGTACTGCTGGTCTTTACCCCGCCCATCGCTCGTGTCGAACCGGACGGCATTCAGCAAGTGCGATTCATTCTGCAAAGTCAGCAACCGTTGAAGACTGAACGCCTGAAGCGGGTGATCTTCGAGGGGATCCAGCCGACCAGTGACGCCGCCGGAGCGCGGGTCACCCTCGGTGTCCGTCAGAACCTGCCGGTGATTCTGCGCCCCGCCGGATTGCCGGTGGAGCGCGAGCCCTGGAAACGGCTGACCTGGTCAATAGATGCCGCTGGTGTGCAGGTCGTCAATCCGAGCCCCTATGTGGTTCGGCTGGCGAAAACCATTTTGCCTCTGCCGGGCACCCGCTCGGTTAACCTGCCGAAGACCTACATCTTGCCCGGCGAGCGACTGCACGCCGATTTCCCCTTGCACGCCTCGGCTCAGACGATGGCAGTGAGGATTTTTCCGGCCACCACCTACGGCTTTGCGGTCGACCATTACGATGCACCGGTTACCCGCTGA
- a CDS encoding fimbria/pilus outer membrane usher protein, producing MKVCVRWGVLLLAVNGTVLAAESLEFDAQVLRDRGIDPALAVYFREAPRFAQGEHSVALEVNGQARGRVRVSFNERGELCLQPQWLNAAGVHPPPSMAKLRPEQCTTLVEGFPEAVAHLDPGRERIDLLVPTDRLMLPERAPNNFAHGGMAGVFNYDALMVGSQHEGQHDRFQSLGSEVGVNAGDWVLRSRQSYTSTSGNSRFEHLYAYGARTLEDAEVSLQVGQLNLASTLFAGEPFNGVQILPEAAFAQLRTAQDGARGQVEGVAYSPARIEVRQNGVMIYTTMVPSGPFTLRALPLLSNQIDLDVTVHEQDGQARRLRVPAASLHEAQWAGPSGFNFALGTVRRLGSDDRQTPSFTAFSKDWDWGQATRLTAGVLAATDYLSTGWGLQRQWAGGYALGVKQVLSDDRSSGAGGSQTQLTLSAPLSGQLSTSLVAVRQSRNFRTLSDTGWNQALHRAESPGRDHLVFSLTGSVDQWGAFGATWSRYSTQGEPSQSRLGLSWSRTLPERISLSLNLERAIGDTASDRLGNSAYLTLGMALGGQRRLRGYLRRDDRSGVRRGVAVSDVLSENLAYNANAEYRDETAAGYGVRFTALPRYTSLDVGVGQRSGATDYDVGLRGGVALHRDGATLSPYPLRDTFGVLKAGDRSGVKLNTPQGPVWTDGSGHAVAASLPAWSTARLEVDPLSLSRNVEVLDGVKEVQPARGSVQHLDFSLVTVRRLLLNAMTVDRQWLAKGLSVHDEQGRYLTTVQDAGTIFLPDAKAGQRLHVQLPDNTRCVLRFPLPESPEDSALIERVDATCAPAELS from the coding sequence ATGAAGGTCTGCGTTCGTTGGGGCGTGTTGCTGCTGGCGGTCAACGGCACCGTGCTGGCGGCCGAGTCACTGGAGTTCGACGCTCAAGTGTTGAGGGATCGCGGCATCGACCCAGCGCTGGCGGTGTACTTTCGTGAGGCGCCGCGCTTCGCCCAAGGCGAGCATTCCGTGGCGCTTGAGGTCAACGGACAGGCCAGAGGCCGTGTGCGGGTGTCGTTCAACGAGCGCGGAGAACTGTGCCTGCAACCCCAATGGCTGAATGCTGCCGGAGTACACCCGCCACCCTCGATGGCCAAGTTGCGACCGGAGCAGTGCACGACGTTGGTGGAGGGATTTCCCGAAGCGGTCGCGCATCTGGATCCGGGACGCGAACGGATTGATCTGCTGGTACCGACCGACCGTCTGATGCTGCCGGAACGTGCGCCCAACAACTTCGCTCATGGCGGAATGGCCGGCGTTTTCAACTACGACGCGTTGATGGTCGGCAGTCAGCACGAAGGCCAACACGACAGGTTTCAAAGCCTGGGCTCAGAGGTCGGCGTGAACGCCGGGGATTGGGTATTGCGCAGTCGGCAGTCTTACACGTCGACCTCCGGCAACTCGCGGTTCGAGCACCTGTATGCCTACGGTGCGCGAACCCTGGAAGACGCCGAAGTCAGTCTGCAGGTCGGGCAATTGAATCTCGCGTCGACCTTGTTTGCCGGTGAACCATTCAACGGTGTGCAGATCCTGCCGGAAGCGGCGTTCGCCCAGTTGCGAACGGCGCAGGACGGTGCGCGGGGGCAGGTGGAGGGTGTCGCGTATTCGCCGGCCCGCATCGAAGTCCGGCAGAACGGCGTGATGATCTACACCACCATGGTGCCGAGTGGACCGTTCACGCTGCGAGCGCTGCCATTGCTGAGCAACCAGATTGATCTGGACGTGACCGTCCACGAACAGGATGGCCAGGCGCGCCGCTTGCGCGTGCCGGCGGCCAGTCTCCACGAAGCGCAATGGGCCGGGCCGAGCGGGTTCAACTTCGCGCTGGGCACGGTGCGACGGCTGGGCTCGGACGACCGACAAACGCCTTCTTTCACGGCGTTCAGCAAGGATTGGGATTGGGGGCAGGCCACCCGACTGACCGCCGGTGTGCTCGCGGCAACCGACTACCTGTCGACAGGCTGGGGCCTGCAACGACAATGGGCCGGCGGCTACGCACTGGGCGTGAAGCAGGTGCTGTCCGATGACCGCTCCAGTGGCGCGGGAGGCAGCCAGACGCAGCTGACGCTGAGTGCGCCGCTGTCCGGGCAGCTGTCGACGAGTCTGGTTGCGGTGCGCCAGAGTCGGAATTTTCGCACGCTGTCAGACACCGGCTGGAATCAGGCGCTTCACCGGGCTGAGTCTCCCGGTCGCGATCACCTGGTGTTTTCTCTCACCGGTTCGGTGGATCAATGGGGCGCGTTTGGAGCGACCTGGTCGCGATATTCGACTCAGGGTGAGCCGTCGCAGTCGCGTCTAGGCCTGTCCTGGTCGCGTACGTTGCCTGAGCGCATCAGCCTGTCGTTGAACCTGGAACGTGCCATCGGCGACACGGCATCTGATCGCCTGGGCAACTCCGCTTACCTGACGCTGGGAATGGCGCTGGGTGGCCAGCGAAGACTGCGCGGCTATTTGCGCCGTGATGATCGATCCGGCGTGCGCCGGGGCGTGGCTGTCAGCGATGTACTGAGTGAAAACCTGGCCTACAACGCCAACGCCGAATACCGCGATGAGACGGCGGCCGGTTACGGAGTACGTTTCACTGCGCTGCCGCGCTACACCAGCCTGGACGTTGGCGTCGGCCAGCGATCCGGCGCGACCGATTACGACGTGGGGCTGCGCGGTGGTGTGGCATTGCATCGCGATGGCGCAACGTTGTCGCCCTATCCCCTGCGCGACACTTTCGGCGTACTCAAGGCCGGTGATCGATCGGGCGTGAAACTGAACACGCCTCAAGGGCCGGTCTGGACCGATGGCTCGGGCCACGCAGTCGCGGCGAGCCTGCCGGCCTGGTCGACGGCACGGCTGGAAGTCGACCCGCTCAGCCTGTCGCGCAACGTTGAAGTGCTCGACGGAGTGAAGGAAGTGCAGCCCGCCCGTGGTTCGGTGCAGCATCTGGACTTCTCGCTCGTCACTGTCCGGCGATTGTTGCTGAATGCGATGACCGTCGACCGGCAATGGCTGGCCAAGGGACTGAGCGTTCACGATGAACAGGGGCGCTACCTGACGACGGTCCAGGACGCCGGAACGATTTTTCTGCCCGACGCAAAAGCGGGTCAGCGCCTGCATGTGCAGCTCCCTGACAACACGCGGTGCGTATTGCGTTTCCCGCTTCCCGAATCCCCTGAAGACAGCGCGCTCATCGAGCGGGTCGATGCCACCTGCGCTCCGGCCGAGCTGTCCTGA
- a CDS encoding PLP-dependent aminotransferase family protein, with amino-acid sequence MTLYVNLAELLGTRIEQGFYRPGDRLPSVRALSVEHGVSLSTVQQAYRMLEDSGLATPKPKSGYFVPVGRELPELPAVGRPAQRPVEISQWDQVLELIRAVPRKDVVQLGRGMPDISSPTMKPLLRGLARISRRQDMPGLYYDNIHGTLELREQIARLMLDSGCQLSASDLVVTTGCHEALSTSIHAICEPGDIVAVDSPSFHGAMQTLKGLGMKALEIPTDPLTGISLEALELALEQWPIKVIQLTPNCNNPLGYIMPESRKRALLNLAQRFDVAIIEDDVYGELAYTYPRPRTIKSFDEDGRVLLCSSFSKTLAPGLRIGWVAPGRYLERVLHMKYISTGSTAPQPQIAIAEFLKAGHFEPHLRRMRTQYQRNRDVMIDWVTRYFPAGTRASRPQGSFMLWVELPEGFDTLKLNRALHDQGVQIAVGSIFSASGKYRNCLRMNYAAKPTALIEEAVRKVGAAAIKLLAEAD; translated from the coding sequence ATGACGCTCTATGTGAATCTCGCCGAACTGCTCGGCACCCGCATCGAACAAGGCTTCTACCGCCCAGGTGACCGACTGCCGTCAGTGCGTGCCCTGAGCGTCGAACACGGGGTCAGCCTGAGCACGGTGCAGCAGGCCTATCGGATGCTGGAAGACAGCGGCCTGGCCACGCCGAAACCCAAGTCCGGGTACTTCGTGCCGGTCGGTCGCGAGTTGCCGGAACTGCCGGCGGTGGGGCGTCCGGCGCAGCGGCCGGTGGAAATTTCCCAGTGGGATCAGGTGCTGGAACTGATTCGCGCCGTGCCGCGCAAGGACGTGGTGCAGCTCGGTCGCGGCATGCCGGACATCTCGTCACCCACGATGAAACCGCTGCTGCGTGGGCTGGCCCGTATCAGCCGCCGTCAGGACATGCCCGGTCTGTATTACGACAATATCCACGGCACCCTCGAACTGCGCGAACAGATCGCCCGGCTGATGCTTGATTCCGGCTGCCAGTTGAGTGCCAGCGATCTGGTGGTCACCACCGGTTGCCACGAAGCCCTGTCCACCAGCATCCACGCGATCTGCGAGCCCGGCGACATCGTCGCGGTGGACTCGCCAAGCTTTCACGGCGCCATGCAGACCCTCAAGGGGCTGGGCATGAAAGCCCTGGAAATCCCCACCGATCCGCTCACCGGGATCAGCCTTGAAGCGCTGGAACTGGCGCTGGAGCAATGGCCGATCAAGGTCATCCAGCTCACCCCCAACTGCAACAACCCGCTTGGCTACATCATGCCGGAGTCGCGCAAGCGCGCCCTGCTCAACCTGGCCCAGCGCTTCGACGTGGCGATCATCGAGGACGATGTGTATGGCGAACTGGCCTACACCTACCCACGTCCGCGCACGATCAAATCCTTCGACGAAGACGGCCGTGTGCTGCTGTGCAGTTCGTTCTCCAAGACCCTGGCGCCGGGCCTGCGCATTGGCTGGGTCGCGCCCGGCCGCTATCTCGAGCGGGTGCTGCACATGAAATACATCAGCACTGGCTCCACGGCACCGCAACCGCAGATCGCCATCGCCGAATTTCTCAAGGCCGGGCACTTCGAACCGCATTTGCGGCGGATGCGCACGCAATACCAGCGCAATCGCGACGTGATGATCGATTGGGTGACCCGTTATTTCCCGGCCGGCACCCGCGCCAGCCGCCCGCAGGGCAGCTTCATGCTCTGGGTCGAACTGCCGGAAGGTTTCGATACGCTGAAACTGAATCGTGCGCTGCACGATCAGGGCGTACAGATTGCCGTCGGCAGCATCTTTTCCGCCTCGGGCAAATACCGCAATTGCCTGCGCATGAACTACGCGGCCAAACCCACAGCACTGATCGAAGAAGCGGTGCGCAAGGTCGGCGCGGCGGCGATCAAGCTGTTGGCCGAGGCCGATTAA